Below is a window of Diaminobutyricibacter sp. McL0608 DNA.
CGGCTGGAAACGCCCCTCGGGGGTCAGCAGTTGAACGGTCGGCGCTTGGCGCGGGGAATCGATCGAGGCAGCCACCGTACTAACCTAACCGCTTGGCGGGGTGCCCATTTGGTAGGTTCCGCACAATATCTTGGCCAACCTCAAGGAGTTTGTCCACAGATTCGGCTTCGCCGACGCTGATTCGGATGCCCTCCGGCGGGAAGGCGCGCACGGTCAGCCCGGCATCGAAGAACGCGTCGTTCGCCGCATCCGTCTCCGCACCCGTCGCCAGCCAGACGAAATTGCCCTGCGCCTCGGGAACGATCCAGCCCTGTTCGATGAGTTGCGCGCGCAGATCGTCGCGCACCATTGCGATACGCGCGACGCGTTCCATCAGCTCGTCTTCGCGGTCGATCGAGGCGAGAGCAGCGACCTGGGCCGCATCCGTCACCGACAGGGGGATCGCGGCCGAACGCGCAGCGTCGAGCACCTGCTCGGGGCCGACCGCGTAGCCGATGCGGAGGGCGGCGAGCCCGTACGCCTTCGAGAAGGTGCGGAGCACGACCAGGTTCGGGTACCGGCCGAGGAGGGGGATGCCGTCCACGCTGGCATCGTCGGTAACGAACTCGTAGTACGCCTCGTCGAGCAGCACGAGCAGGTCGCTCGGGACCTTCTCCATGAACGCTTCGAAATCGCCCGCGGTGACGATCGTGCCGGTCGGGTTGTTCGGAGTGCAGACGATCACGACGCGCGTGCGGTCGGTGATCGCGGCGGCCATCGCGTCCAGGTCGTGGCTGCCGTCAGTGCGATTGGGCACGCGGATGCTCGTGGCACCGGCGACCGTGACGAGTCCGGGGTAGGCCTCGAACGACCGCCACGAGTAGACGACTTCGTCGCCCGTTCCCGCGGCCGCTGAGATCAGCTGGGCGAGCAGGGAGACGGATCCGCTCCCGAGGTGGACCCGGCCGACCTCGACGCCGTGGCGCTCGGCCAGGCGCGTGCGGAGGGCAAGGCCGCTCGCGTTCGGATAGCGGTTCAGGTCCGCGAGGACGGCTGCGACCGCACCCACTACGCCCGGAAGAGGTGTGTACGGATTCTCATTGCTCGACAGCTTGAAACCGTCGGCGGGAGCCGGCCTTCCCTGCTTGTAGGCGGGCACGGCCACGATCTCCGGGCGCAGCTTCACGCCCGGCCGCTCT
It encodes the following:
- a CDS encoding histidinol-phosphate transaminase, with the protein product MSNSERPGVKLRPEIVAVPAYKQGRPAPADGFKLSSNENPYTPLPGVVGAVAAVLADLNRYPNASGLALRTRLAERHGVEVGRVHLGSGSVSLLAQLISAAAGTGDEVVYSWRSFEAYPGLVTVAGATSIRVPNRTDGSHDLDAMAAAITDRTRVVIVCTPNNPTGTIVTAGDFEAFMEKVPSDLLVLLDEAYYEFVTDDASVDGIPLLGRYPNLVVLRTFSKAYGLAALRIGYAVGPEQVLDAARSAAIPLSVTDAAQVAALASIDREDELMERVARIAMVRDDLRAQLIEQGWIVPEAQGNFVWLATGAETDAANDAFFDAGLTVRAFPPEGIRISVGEAESVDKLLEVGQDIVRNLPNGHPAKRLG